A window from Geoalkalibacter sp. encodes these proteins:
- a CDS encoding patatin-like phospholipase family protein translates to MAPERSKTALILAGGGIMGASYEIGCLTAMERLFAPGFSVRRFDIYIGVSAGSVIATLVANRIAPAALFEAIAHNRRQVFNFQRSDIYRMDYGQVFLAWWRATRELFSIFRGYRRRRWRFFSADLVHILQEQFPAGLFSLEPLQGYLCRAFREERIRDAFDQIRPELYIPAVDLDRGERVVFGEEGQRDLHICQAITASCAIPAFFRPYRIGERHFVDGSVGQVAHVDIAIAHGARLIIVVNPLVPMLNDPSHACLPSLSYGRCSSIAELGMSYVWGQAQRIEDRFKLALSLELLRRNHPDVDILLIEPEPTESLFFLQNPMSFEARCQVMTHSYYLTLAHLKGQYKQMQAVLDRHGIACTSDALDLPPPGRQTG, encoded by the coding sequence ATGGCCCCTGAGCGTTCGAAAACCGCGTTGATCCTGGCCGGCGGGGGCATCATGGGTGCCTCCTACGAAATCGGCTGCCTCACCGCCATGGAGCGGCTGTTCGCGCCGGGCTTTTCGGTACGGCGGTTCGACATCTACATCGGAGTGAGCGCCGGATCGGTCATCGCCACCCTGGTGGCCAACCGCATCGCCCCAGCCGCGCTCTTTGAGGCCATCGCCCACAACCGCCGCCAGGTGTTCAATTTTCAGCGCTCGGACATCTACCGCATGGACTATGGCCAGGTGTTTTTAGCCTGGTGGCGCGCCACGCGCGAACTCTTCTCCATCTTCCGCGGCTATCGCCGCCGCCGCTGGCGCTTTTTCTCCGCCGATCTGGTTCACATCCTTCAGGAGCAATTCCCCGCCGGCCTGTTTTCCCTCGAACCCTTGCAGGGCTATCTGTGCCGCGCCTTTCGCGAGGAACGGATTCGCGACGCCTTCGACCAGATCCGCCCGGAACTCTACATCCCCGCCGTGGATCTCGATCGCGGCGAGCGCGTGGTCTTCGGCGAGGAGGGACAGCGCGACCTGCACATCTGCCAGGCGATCACCGCCTCCTGCGCCATTCCCGCCTTCTTCCGCCCCTATCGCATCGGCGAGCGCCATTTCGTCGACGGCTCCGTCGGCCAGGTCGCCCATGTCGACATCGCCATCGCCCATGGCGCGCGGCTCATCATCGTGGTCAATCCCCTGGTGCCCATGCTCAACGATCCGAGCCACGCCTGCCTGCCCTCCCTCTCCTACGGGCGCTGCTCCAGCATCGCCGAATTGGGGATGAGCTACGTCTGGGGGCAGGCGCAGCGCATCGAGGACCGCTTCAAGCTGGCCCTTAGCCTGGAGTTGCTGCGGCGCAACCACCCCGACGTGGATATCCTGCTCATCGAGCCCGAACCGACCGAATCCCTGTTCTTTCTGCAGAATCCCATGAGCTTCGAGGCGCGCTGCCAGGTCATGACCCACAGCTATTATTTGACGCTCGCCCATCTCAAGGGACAATATAAGCAAATGCAGGCCGTCCTTGATCGCCACGGGATTGCCTGCACCAGCGATGCCCTTGACCTGCCGCCCCCCGGCAGGCAGACAGGCTAA
- a CDS encoding B12-binding domain-containing radical SAM protein yields the protein MRIVFATLHVRPSAQAVPLAAGCLVAALPEETRRDARLVDLFPSQSLDEMAEAVLDAAPDLVALPVYVWNRDRLLALAALLRRRQPALRIIAGGPEAGAAPLALLAPGTIDLLIQGEAEDILPQVLTLSPDTAQPPPGVARFDGGQLQSGPAAPQPEVDKLNSPWLSGVLTPPADGGLLWETSRGCPFACDFCFDSRGSNRVRPLPWERLEAELALFVRARVAQIWVLDSTFNYPPERGKKLLRLLAEKAPHIHFHLEAKADFLDRETAHLLGALSCSVQIGLQSAHPKVLRTIHRNLDPDDFRKNIHLLAAEGVTYGLDLIYGLPGDSLAGFGASLEFALEQRPNQIDIFPLAVLPGTILHRERERLGLDSQPAPPYEILAAPGFPADDLQQACLLAAVTDIFYNRGRAVGFFVPLQRGAGLGALALLEEFLRWLRADKALGEAAIRDSEAWLPRAIRDLHMEFTAHLLTQRERGHLIPAARDLIRYHYYYAETLLGPETLPVESELLRGRDLWTTPWRLNPAAHLVRFRYEIIDLLQVEDMDLEQFTRLFRPVGSAALFARRGNEVYCESLEEDFAKLLDHSDGSRSPREIFAGSINRREGEEFVDFAVSEGILLPPEA from the coding sequence ATGCGCATTGTCTTCGCCACCCTGCATGTACGCCCCTCCGCCCAGGCCGTGCCCCTGGCCGCCGGCTGCCTGGTCGCGGCCCTGCCCGAGGAAACACGTCGCGATGCGCGACTGGTCGATCTTTTTCCGAGCCAATCCCTCGATGAGATGGCCGAGGCAGTCCTCGACGCGGCCCCGGATCTGGTGGCCCTGCCGGTCTACGTCTGGAACCGCGACCGCCTGTTGGCACTAGCCGCGCTGCTGCGGCGCCGGCAGCCCGCCTTGCGCATCATCGCCGGTGGTCCCGAAGCCGGCGCTGCCCCCTTGGCCCTGCTCGCCCCCGGGACCATCGACCTGCTCATCCAGGGCGAGGCCGAGGACATCCTGCCCCAAGTCCTAACCCTCTCCCCCGACACCGCGCAACCGCCCCCCGGCGTCGCGCGTTTCGACGGCGGACAGCTGCAAAGCGGTCCCGCCGCCCCCCAGCCCGAGGTAGACAAGCTGAACTCGCCCTGGCTGAGCGGGGTACTGACTCCCCCCGCCGATGGCGGCCTGCTCTGGGAAACCTCGCGCGGCTGCCCCTTTGCCTGCGACTTTTGTTTTGACAGCCGCGGCAGCAATCGCGTGCGCCCCCTGCCCTGGGAGCGCCTGGAGGCGGAACTCGCGTTGTTCGTGCGCGCGCGCGTCGCGCAGATCTGGGTGCTCGATTCGACCTTCAATTACCCGCCGGAGCGGGGCAAGAAGCTGCTGCGCCTGCTCGCCGAAAAGGCGCCGCACATTCACTTTCATCTCGAAGCCAAGGCCGACTTTCTCGATCGGGAGACCGCCCATCTGCTTGGAGCCCTGTCCTGCTCGGTGCAGATCGGCCTGCAATCGGCGCACCCCAAGGTGCTCAGGACCATCCACCGCAACCTCGACCCGGATGACTTTCGCAAAAATATTCATCTGCTCGCCGCCGAGGGGGTGACTTACGGACTGGACCTGATCTACGGCCTGCCGGGCGACAGCCTCGCCGGATTCGGCGCGAGCCTCGAATTCGCCCTGGAGCAGCGTCCCAACCAGATCGACATCTTTCCCCTGGCGGTGCTGCCCGGCACCATTCTGCATCGCGAACGCGAGCGCCTGGGGCTGGACAGCCAACCCGCGCCGCCCTATGAAATCCTAGCCGCGCCCGGCTTCCCGGCCGACGATCTCCAGCAGGCGTGCCTGCTGGCCGCCGTCACCGACATCTTCTACAACCGCGGACGCGCCGTGGGTTTTTTCGTGCCCCTGCAACGCGGCGCGGGTCTCGGCGCCCTGGCGCTGCTGGAGGAATTCCTGCGCTGGCTGCGCGCGGACAAGGCGCTGGGCGAGGCCGCGATCCGCGACAGCGAGGCCTGGCTGCCGCGCGCCATTCGCGATTTGCACATGGAATTCACCGCGCACCTGCTCACCCAGCGGGAGCGCGGCCATCTGATTCCCGCGGCGCGCGACCTGATCCGCTACCACTATTATTACGCCGAGACCCTGCTCGGCCCCGAGACCCTGCCCGTCGAGAGCGAGCTGCTGCGCGGCCGCGACCTCTGGACCACGCCTTGGCGCCTCAACCCGGCGGCGCACCTGGTGCGCTTTCGCTACGAGATCATCGATCTGCTGCAAGTCGAGGACATGGACCTGGAACAGTTCACCCGCCTGTTTCGGCCCGTGGGCTCCGCGGCCCTCTTCGCGCGGCGCGGCAACGAGGTTTACTGCGAGTCCTTGGAGGAAGACTTCGCCAAGCTGCTCGACCACAGCGACGGCAGCCGCTCCCCGCGGGAGATCTTCGCCGGCAGCATCAACCGCCGCGAAGGCGAGGAGTTCGTCGATTTCGCGGTGTCCGAGGGCATTTTGCTGCCCCCCGAGGCATAA
- a CDS encoding thioredoxin family protein produces MRIDVLCKPEGDKRCERTLSRVRQALENLGMEAEVHLYRDQRKMIDCRVYVAPALLIDDIVRVAGRVPTVEEIERLLRERPRYLKRMQAVA; encoded by the coding sequence ATGCGCATCGATGTTCTCTGCAAACCCGAAGGCGATAAACGATGTGAACGCACCCTCTCCCGGGTGCGTCAGGCGCTGGAGAATTTGGGCATGGAAGCCGAGGTGCATCTTTACCGCGACCAGCGCAAGATGATCGACTGCCGCGTGTACGTGGCACCCGCGCTGCTCATCGATGATATCGTTCGCGTGGCGGGGCGCGTTCCGACCGTCGAGGAAATCGAGCGCTTGCTGCGCGAGCGGCCGCGCTACCTGAAACGCATGCAGGCCGTGGCCTGA
- a CDS encoding response regulator: protein MSRRKRFGEILIEAGLLNEEQLRQALEKQKGTRQRLGRVLEELGVVTEKDIAVTLARQFEFKTVSGLARFSYSQEALDLVSGSQALEKLIFPLKKQERTLFLAMVNPLDMETIDGLTFRNGLKIVPCVTTPSEIQAAVDKFYLSKKEEASSDWWTILVVEDQELTRAAAAAALSKQGYKVVQAENGAEGLKEVHQRKPHLIVADTVMPRMDGYEMFRALQASPATARIPVIAMSSKSSAEEEAHVLDLGYFDFIAKPINPVRLTARVRRALKMVYGDQPPASR, encoded by the coding sequence ATGAGTCGACGCAAGCGGTTCGGCGAAATCCTCATCGAGGCGGGCCTCCTCAACGAAGAGCAACTGCGGCAGGCCCTGGAAAAACAAAAAGGGACTCGGCAGCGCCTGGGGCGCGTGCTGGAGGAACTCGGCGTCGTCACGGAAAAGGATATCGCCGTGACCCTGGCCCGTCAGTTCGAGTTTAAGACCGTGAGCGGGCTGGCCCGATTCAGTTACTCCCAGGAGGCATTGGATCTGGTGAGCGGTTCCCAGGCCCTTGAAAAGCTGATTTTTCCCCTCAAGAAACAGGAGCGCACCCTGTTTCTGGCCATGGTCAATCCCCTGGACATGGAAACCATCGACGGCCTGACCTTCCGTAACGGCTTGAAGATCGTGCCCTGCGTCACCACGCCCTCGGAAATCCAGGCGGCGGTGGATAAATTCTACCTGAGCAAAAAAGAGGAGGCGTCCTCGGACTGGTGGACGATTCTCGTCGTCGAGGATCAGGAACTGACCCGCGCCGCCGCGGCCGCCGCCCTGAGCAAGCAGGGCTACAAGGTGGTGCAGGCGGAAAACGGCGCCGAGGGTCTCAAGGAGGTCCATCAGCGCAAGCCGCATCTCATCGTCGCCGACACGGTCATGCCGCGCATGGACGGCTACGAGATGTTTCGCGCCTTGCAGGCCTCGCCGGCCACGGCGCGCATCCCGGTGATCGCCATGTCGTCAAAATCCTCGGCCGAGGAGGAGGCCCATGTCCTCGACCTGGGTTATTTTGACTTCATCGCCAAGCCCATCAATCCGGTACGCTTGACCGCGCGGGTGCGCCGGGCGCTGAAAATGGTCTACGGTGACCAGCCCCCGGCATCGCGCTAG